Proteins co-encoded in one Crateriforma spongiae genomic window:
- a CDS encoding sugar phosphate isomerase/epimerase family protein: MNTLAINQLSTLRWDMQDDALAYANRGFSGIGIYRPKLEDFGLDRTVELLAESSLSATSLSWAGGFTGSDGRRFDEAVDDAMVAIREAANLRAGTLIVLAGGRNNHIRNHVRRTLLEALRRVSCVAEEFGVTLSLEPIHPGCGYEWSFINDLESCLEIIDAVGSPNLGVTLDTYHVGMDDDIVRWLPDVIPHLRLLQLGDGHHCPLGEMNRCLLGEGNVPIATLLQTLRMHNYRGPIEVEVIGEDVETLQYDCILDHAKGFLDRVLPDATRATLS, encoded by the coding sequence ATGAACACGTTAGCGATCAATCAGCTTTCGACGCTTCGCTGGGACATGCAGGATGACGCCCTGGCGTACGCGAATCGAGGCTTCAGCGGCATCGGAATTTATCGTCCCAAGCTGGAGGACTTCGGCTTGGACCGGACGGTTGAACTATTGGCCGAATCGTCGCTGAGCGCCACGTCGCTCAGTTGGGCCGGTGGTTTTACCGGCAGCGACGGCCGTCGGTTCGACGAGGCTGTTGACGATGCCATGGTCGCCATTCGTGAAGCAGCGAACTTACGTGCCGGCACCCTGATCGTTCTCGCAGGCGGCCGCAACAATCACATCCGCAATCACGTGCGACGCACCTTGCTGGAAGCACTGCGACGTGTCAGCTGCGTGGCCGAAGAATTCGGCGTCACCCTGTCGTTGGAGCCGATTCATCCCGGGTGCGGTTACGAATGGTCGTTCATCAACGACCTGGAATCTTGCCTGGAAATCATCGACGCGGTGGGCAGCCCCAACCTGGGCGTGACGTTGGATACGTATCATGTCGGGATGGACGACGACATCGTCCGCTGGTTACCGGACGTGATCCCGCACCTGCGTCTGTTGCAGCTTGGCGACGGCCATCATTGCCCGCTGGGCGAAATGAATCGTTGCTTGTTGGGCGAAGGCAACGTCCCAATTGCGACGTTGTTGCAAACGCTGCGGATGCACAACTATCGCGGTCCGATCGAAGTCGAAGTCATCGGCGAAGACGTCGAAACGCTTCAGTACGATTGCATCCTGGATCACGCGAAAGGGTTCTTGGATCGCGTGTTGCCCGATGCCACCCGAGCGACGCTTTCCTAA
- a CDS encoding (5-formylfuran-3-yl)methyl phosphate synthase — protein MTAVMMQSATGEIDNASGNNVPQLLVSVQDWPEAIAAIDANVDLLDFKSPSRGPLAPVSPALWQRAACQIGTSTHGGPSNVPRLSAALGETDQARDVAASVPPEFAYAKVGPSGCGSRAELIRLWDQIRNDLSPHTQLVAVAYADHQAAKCLPWDQVLMAALYAGMTRFLVDTFDKTSASSIQLMGWHGMARLHQRSRQTGIRWMAAGRLKMTDVTGFASRGCLPDGFGVRGDVCGGNRVRPIDRQRVDRWRRQVALCRNKNP, from the coding sequence ATGACCGCTGTGATGATGCAATCGGCGACCGGCGAGATCGACAACGCCAGCGGCAATAACGTCCCACAATTGTTGGTCAGCGTGCAGGATTGGCCAGAAGCGATTGCGGCGATCGACGCTAACGTGGATCTATTGGACTTCAAATCGCCTTCACGCGGTCCATTGGCACCAGTATCGCCGGCCTTGTGGCAAAGGGCTGCGTGTCAAATCGGGACCAGCACCCACGGTGGACCATCCAACGTTCCGCGATTGTCTGCTGCCCTTGGGGAAACGGACCAGGCACGTGACGTGGCGGCGTCGGTCCCGCCCGAATTCGCCTACGCCAAGGTCGGCCCATCGGGTTGCGGTTCCCGAGCCGAATTGATCCGGCTTTGGGACCAGATTCGAAACGATCTTTCGCCACACACGCAGCTGGTTGCGGTTGCCTATGCGGATCACCAAGCCGCGAAATGTCTTCCCTGGGACCAGGTGCTGATGGCGGCGCTGTACGCGGGGATGACTCGGTTTTTGGTCGACACTTTCGACAAGACGTCCGCGTCATCGATCCAGTTGATGGGGTGGCACGGCATGGCCCGTTTGCACCAGCGTTCGCGACAGACCGGTATCCGCTGGATGGCCGCCGGGCGTTTGAAGATGACGGATGTGACGGGATTCGCCAGCCGAGGTTGTTTGCCGGACGGTTTTGGCGTGCGTGGTGACGTGTGCGGGGGCAACCGAGTTCGCCCGATCGATCGCCAGCGTGTGGATCGTTGGCGTCGTCAGGTCGCGCTGTGTCGGAACAAAAATCCGTGA
- a CDS encoding ribonuclease D, protein MQYQAIKTPEQLNRLCDQLAQCDVIGFDTEFVSEDSYRPELCLIQVAADDVLAVIDPYMAGDTTPFWELLAEEGRTVLAHAAREESRFCFRFAGRPIAGLFDTQLSAGFVGIEYPASLGTLVQRLLNKKLPKGETRTDWRERPLSDAQLDYALQDVTDLRALYDKIRRKIDQLGRQAWVDEETQVFQEKIIRAETQENWRRVSGSSGLRPRQLEMVRQLWLWRESVAQQWDRIPKRVLRDDLIVELARRGSTDLRRIRSIRGMERRNLQSQYENIAAAIQKAIDVPDEQLPQKAKGSRRVVSPMLSQFLSTSIACISRQHRLSPSIVGNAEDVRELLGYELDPKPGDPTPSLLKGWRGEIVGKSFRQLLAGELAIRVADVKEAQPLEFISVDP, encoded by the coding sequence TTGCAATACCAAGCCATCAAGACCCCCGAACAGCTGAATCGCCTTTGCGATCAACTGGCCCAATGTGACGTCATCGGATTTGACACGGAATTCGTTTCCGAGGACAGCTATCGTCCGGAATTGTGTCTGATCCAAGTGGCTGCCGATGACGTTTTGGCGGTCATCGATCCCTACATGGCCGGTGACACCACACCGTTCTGGGAATTGTTGGCCGAAGAAGGCCGTACGGTCCTGGCCCACGCGGCTCGTGAAGAATCGCGTTTCTGTTTTCGTTTCGCCGGACGGCCGATCGCCGGCTTGTTCGACACGCAATTGTCCGCAGGATTCGTCGGCATCGAATATCCTGCATCTTTGGGGACACTCGTTCAGCGGTTGTTGAACAAGAAGTTACCCAAAGGTGAAACCCGAACTGATTGGCGCGAGCGTCCGCTTTCCGACGCACAGTTGGATTATGCGCTGCAGGACGTTACCGACCTGCGTGCGTTGTACGACAAGATCCGTCGCAAGATCGATCAGTTGGGTCGCCAAGCCTGGGTTGATGAAGAAACGCAGGTCTTTCAAGAGAAAATCATCCGCGCCGAAACTCAGGAAAACTGGCGTCGTGTCAGCGGTTCGTCGGGGCTGCGTCCGCGACAACTGGAAATGGTGCGACAGCTGTGGCTGTGGCGCGAAAGCGTCGCCCAACAGTGGGATCGGATTCCCAAGCGTGTCTTGCGGGACGATCTGATCGTCGAACTGGCACGCCGCGGCAGCACCGATCTTCGACGCATCCGCAGCATTCGCGGCATGGAACGTCGCAACCTTCAATCGCAGTACGAAAACATCGCTGCGGCGATTCAGAAAGCGATCGATGTTCCCGACGAACAGCTGCCACAAAAGGCCAAGGGATCACGACGGGTTGTTTCACCGATGCTCAGCCAGTTCCTGTCGACGTCGATCGCCTGTATCAGTCGCCAGCATCGTTTATCGCCATCGATCGTCGGTAACGCCGAAGACGTGCGTGAATTGCTGGGCTATGAACTGGATCCCAAACCGGGTGACCCGACGCCCAGCCTATTGAAAGGCTGGCGGGGTGAAATCGTCGGCAAATCATTCCGCCAGTTGCTGGCCGGCGAACTGGCGATTCGAGTCGCCGACGTCAAGGAAGCCCAGCCGCTGGAATTCATTTCGGTCGACCCTTAG